In Archangium violaceum, the following are encoded in one genomic region:
- a CDS encoding HNH endonuclease, with product METLVLSPSYEPVARISWQRAMMLLWQGKVEVVEEYDDRIVRSVTLEIRMPSVIRFLRGERRKGRGIKFSRDNVYMRDSCRCQYCGRKVSRPEATYDHVVPRAQGGRTTWENIVIACVPCNQKKGGRTPVQAGMKLLSSPEKPRKLPGSVQLTFAYEKGMPISWRKFLRDVAYWHTELQE from the coding sequence ATGGAGACGCTGGTCCTCAGCCCATCCTACGAACCCGTGGCACGGATCTCCTGGCAGCGCGCGATGATGCTGCTGTGGCAGGGCAAGGTCGAGGTGGTCGAGGAGTACGACGACCGCATCGTCCGCTCCGTCACCCTGGAGATCCGCATGCCCTCCGTCATCCGCTTCCTGCGCGGCGAGCGGCGCAAGGGCCGCGGCATCAAGTTCAGCCGCGACAACGTCTACATGCGAGACAGCTGCCGGTGCCAGTACTGCGGCCGGAAGGTGTCCCGCCCCGAGGCCACGTACGATCACGTCGTGCCCCGGGCCCAGGGCGGCCGCACCACCTGGGAGAACATCGTGATCGCCTGCGTGCCCTGCAACCAGAAGAAGGGCGGGCGCACGCCGGTGCAGGCGGGGATGAAGCTGCTCTCATCTCCCGAGAAGCCTCGCAAGCTCCCGGGCTCGGTGCAGCTCACCTTCGCCTACGAGAAGGGCATGCCCATCTCGTGGAGGAAGTTCCTCCGTGACGTCGCGTACTGGCACACGGAGCTGCAGGAGTGA
- a CDS encoding glycosyltransferase, translated as MARIAFLPIPTPGHINPTFKLAKVLRARGHEVIYSSLRDVEDPILAEGFAFEPAFEEQCPKGMMPQVAAKLAELRGPRLFFYAREVIRWNNLLMHEMTHGGIERQLSRLRPDLILVDEMLLHARIIAYGSRIPTLVLNTTIPEMEPGPRPSGILNTLRHGLRKSYREAINHLLHLLGLDSPIPTGRAIDELSRKYDYPLPPDPDGIIRLSNPRIPELVLSPREFIETGTTRTAGQCHYLGPCLDLERQEPDFPWERLAEGKPLVFLSLGTLSFGAPESRAFFELCLRTAALRPDWQFVLATGSVIPTSLGTPPPNLLAVQQAPQLRLLQRAAAMVTHCGFNSAKECIYFGVPMVAIPQRADQPQVAHLVAHHGLGVRSSLPELTPQKLLALLDEVTTRPALRGTLEAMRARFRETNSDDHIASTLERFLPTTPARALAD; from the coding sequence ATGGCCAGAATCGCCTTCCTCCCCATACCGACTCCGGGGCACATCAACCCCACCTTCAAGCTCGCCAAGGTGCTGCGCGCCCGGGGTCACGAGGTGATCTACTCCAGCCTGCGCGACGTCGAGGATCCGATCCTCGCCGAGGGCTTCGCCTTCGAGCCCGCCTTCGAGGAGCAGTGCCCCAAGGGGATGATGCCGCAGGTCGCCGCGAAGCTGGCGGAGTTGCGCGGGCCGCGACTCTTCTTCTACGCCCGCGAGGTCATCCGGTGGAACAACCTCCTGATGCATGAGATGACCCACGGCGGCATCGAGCGGCAGCTCTCCCGGCTGCGCCCGGATCTGATCCTCGTGGACGAGATGCTCCTCCACGCCCGCATCATCGCCTACGGCAGCCGCATCCCCACCCTCGTGCTCAACACGACGATTCCGGAGATGGAGCCCGGCCCTCGGCCCTCAGGCATCCTCAACACCCTCCGCCACGGGTTGCGCAAGAGCTACAGGGAGGCCATCAACCACCTGCTGCATCTCCTCGGCCTGGACTCTCCCATTCCCACCGGCCGGGCCATCGACGAGCTGAGCCGCAAGTACGACTACCCGCTCCCCCCCGACCCCGACGGCATCATCCGCCTCAGCAACCCGCGGATCCCCGAGCTGGTGCTCAGCCCCCGGGAGTTCATCGAGACAGGCACCACCCGCACCGCCGGCCAGTGCCACTACCTCGGCCCCTGCCTCGACCTGGAGCGACAGGAGCCGGACTTTCCCTGGGAGCGGCTCGCCGAGGGCAAGCCCCTCGTCTTCCTCTCGCTGGGCACCCTGTCCTTCGGCGCTCCGGAGAGCCGCGCATTCTTCGAGCTCTGCCTGCGAACCGCGGCCCTGCGGCCAGACTGGCAGTTCGTCCTGGCCACCGGCTCGGTGATCCCCACCTCGCTGGGCACTCCTCCGCCCAACCTCCTCGCTGTCCAGCAAGCCCCCCAGTTGCGGCTGCTGCAGCGCGCGGCGGCCATGGTCACCCACTGCGGATTCAACAGCGCCAAGGAGTGCATCTACTTCGGCGTCCCCATGGTGGCCATTCCCCAGCGGGCGGATCAGCCCCAGGTGGCCCACCTGGTGGCCCACCACGGCCTGGGCGTGCGCAGCTCGCTCCCCGAGCTCACTCCCCAGAAGCTGCTGGCCCTGCTGGACGAGGTCACCACCCGCCCCGCCCTGCGTGGCACGCTGGAGGCCATGCGCGCCCGCTTCCGCGAGACGAACTCGGACGACCACATCGCCTCCACCCTCGAGCGCTTCCTGCCGACCACCCCGGCCAGGGCCCTGGCCGACTGA